CACATGTCCATCGGCGATGGTCGAAAGCGGCCGACCGGATCGGTGAACGCGTGGCTGACGCCGCCGCCCCACTTTCGAAAGAGGCCGCCGCGAAAGTGCATCACCCAGTCGTTGGGCTTGTTGTCGCACGACGGCCCGGGCGTCTGCTCGGCCGGCATTCCCCACAGCGCGGCGATGGTGCCCATCAGCGCCGGGTACCAGGTGGCATCGCCCGGCACGTGAAACGAGTCTTTGGTGAGATCGTCATAAGACGACCAACCGCTGGCCACGCCGGTCTCATTGGGAATGGTCCCGGTCAGCTCGAAGGTCTCCATCCAGCCCGCCGAGAACGTATAGTTGCCGAGCTGAGTGCAATCCGTCCGCTGCGAGCCCAGATCCGGCATTCCCGACGCGATGGCCGGGTACACCGCCATCTGCGGACCAATGTACGTTCCGTCTTTGGCCAGGGCCGGCAACACGCCGTTCAACCACGGCACCTGCTGCACCAACAGCGGATCGGGCATCGGTTGCCCGGTGTTGCCCGGTCCTTCGCAAGCCCCGCCGGAAAGAGCGATCGCTGCAACGGCCAGCCAACGCAACCGGTTGGCAGAGTGCGTGACACTCATGGGTTCGTCATTTTTGGTTTGCCGCATGCGCACCGATCCCGTCAACGCAAATCGTGGTCAAGCAACAAACTATACCGCGCCACTATTGTTTCCCTTTGCTCTGCGAATCGCGAATCAATTGCATGAAATAATGCGGCGGCAACCAATGACCGTCGGCAAAATAGTCATAGTTGCGGTTCACGCCGGTGCCCTCGCCGAGATCGTTCCACGTCGCCAGGATCAACAAATCGGCGTCGAGCGAGTCTTTCAGCACGCGGCGCAAGATCTGGCCGCCCTTCACGCAGCGATCATGCTCGTTGGCGATCTGCCCCGGACGATCGCGGTTCACGGCGTCCCAGCGGACCATGGCGTGGTCAATGATGTGGCCGTGCAAAGTCGATCGATGGCGGCGCTGGGCAATATCGAAAGTCATCCACTTGAATTTGGCGTCCGCCGTATTGGACATGTTGGGATCGTCAAAATAGGCAATGTCCACGTCAACGAAAGGCTCCTCGCCAAAGTCAGCCTTGAAGAGAGCCTTCAGCTTGGCCACCGTGGCCGCCGCGTTGGTGCGCGGCTCTAGAGTGCCGGCGTTGTAGAAATAAATAAATGGGTGACCGTCAAATCGGTACCAGTTCTTTTTGTCGATCTGGGAAAAGAACGGCTTCCACTTGGCGTTATAAATGGTCTTGGCCGCCTGGTCGGGATCGGTGAGGTCGGGCTTGTGCTTCCAGAAGTCGCCGAAGTAAGGCTCACCCCAGGTCCAGGTGTCGTCGAACAGCGCGATCTGGATCGGCGAGTCGATGCTCTTGAGCGCTTCGAGCAGCGGCTTGAGCTTCCCGTCCTCGATATCCGGGCCATAGGTGTTCAGCATGAGGAAAGACAGGCCGGCGTACTGGGCGTCCAGAAGCTCGCGCCGCCAGAATCCCGGCTGGTTCGGATGATAGGGCGCCTTCTGGCCCGGCTTCATCCCCAGGCTGGCCACCGGGCCGTCCATACCTGGGGCGTGCGTGTTGGCCCAGTTCATGTCGCAGTTGGTGCCGCCCGGGCATTCAAAGAAGAACATCATCACGGCGCCGATGTCGCGCTTGGTGTGGCGCTCGGGCGCGCCGGGCAGGTCCGGTTCGGCCAGCCAGGGATCCGAATACGACAGCTTGCAGTCGCGCTTGTTCTCGGCGCACAGCGAGCGCACCACGTCGATGCGCCGCACGTAATAGTCCTCGCGCATGCGGCGGGCCCAGGTCTGCACGGTTTGCGGCGACGCGGGCTGGCCGGTGATCTGACAGTGCGCCGCTCGCACCAGCGACTCCGGCGTGTTCCCCAGATCGACGTCGATTACCTCGGCGTGCGCGCACGGCCCGTCAAAGTCTGGCTTCAACTGGAAGGGCGCCTCGACCGGGATGAATTCTTTGGGCACCGCCACCGGCGCGCTGGACGCGGTGACCGGCGGCAGGCGAATGCAGCCAGCCGCGGCAACCAGCAGCCCGCCGGTCATCGCCACCATCATCACCTCCACCGCCATCGCCGCCGCCGCGGCCGTCCGTTCACCGGGACGCCGCGCGCCGCCAAACGCTTTCGGCCGATTGCGATCGGGATCGCTGTGCTTGCGCATCGATCAATCTTTCACCGATCGACACAATTCAAGTCAAACAATTAGCGTCGGCCGGCCAAAATTCATTGTGACAACAAGCAGCCGGTCAACAACGTTTGTTGACTGTGCGTACAGTCAACAACGATTCTTGACTGTGCTTTATATTGAATGCTGAACTTGCTGCGTGATAGCTGTTAGTGGCGCACCTCGGAGGACGCAAATTGGCCAAGCTCTCTTTTTCCTGGGTTTTGTTGCTGGCCGCCTCGGGCTGCCTGATGCCGGAGGCGCGCGTGGTGCAGACCATCCGGGCACAGGAGGCGCCGGCCACGGTGGAAACGCCGGTGAACGCCGGCGACGTGGTGGCGCCGTCCAAACCGACCGGACCGTTGATCTCCGACGGCTCGGTGACCACGGTGATGAACCTGCACCCGGGCGGCGGCTGGTTCATGTTCCACGATCCCACCCCGGGCGGCAGCATGACGCCGCCGACGGTGGCGGATTTTGCTTCGGCCATCAAAGACGGCTTCGTTCACACCACCGGGCGCGGGTTCATCGACTGGGGCGGCGGGATCGGTTTCAACTTTCAAGGCGCCGAGGCCTTGACCCCCATCGATGCGTCGGAGTGGAGCGGCATCTCGTTCAAAGCTTGGGGCAACACGCCCATGCACGTCGGCCTGGCCACCAAAGCGACCATGCCCGAGTTCAATCAATGCAAGAAGTGTTATGACCACTTCGCGGTGGACATTTATTTGACCACCACCCCGACGGTCTACACCCTGACCTGGGATCAGCTGCGGCCGGCTGGATGGGGAGCGCCCAAGCCCGTGTTCGACTCGAAGACCGTGGTCGGTTTGAACTTCACTTCCAAAGGCGCGGTCCCCTGGGACTTCTCGTTGGATGATCTGAAGTTCATCAAATAAATCCGCCGGCAGGAAGCAGGCGGCCCCTGATGTCCAACGCGCTTCATTTTTCCGGCCGTCTTTCACTGTGGGTGGCGTTGGCGTCCGTCGGCTGTGGGTACGGCTCGGCCAGCCCCGACGCGGGTGCGGCAATGAGCCCCGACGCCGCTGACGCCAATCCCGGCACCGCCGCCCCTGATGCGGCGGTCGCTGACGGCGGCGGTGGCGACGTTGTGCGATTGGGACCGCACGGCCCAGGCGCGGTGTTCGTTCACCTCTTCGAATGGAAGTGGACGGACATCGCCACCGAGTGCGAGGCGTACCTTGGCCCGATGGGCTTTGCCGCCGTGCAAGTCTCGCCGCCCAGCGAGCACGTCTTGATTGCCGGCCGCCCGTGGTGGCAGCGCTATCAGACCGTCAGTTACTCGCTGGCGCAAAGCCGCAGCGGCAACGCCGACGAATTTCGCGCCATGGTCAAACGTTGTGCCGCGGTCGGCGTCGGCATCTACGTCGACGCCGTCTTGAACCACACGACCGGCCAGCCCAGCGGCACCGGCAGCAACGGCACCGCCTTCACCAAATATTCTTATCCCGGTCTTTACACCGCCGCCGACTTTCACCTTCCCGCCTGCGCCATCGCCGACGGCGATTATGTGAACGCGCCCGATCGGGTCCGCACCTGCGAGCTGGACGGCCTGGCCGATCTGGCCACTGAAACTGATCACGTACGCCAGCAGACCAGCGGCTATCTGTCGGCGCTGGTGACGATGGGCGTGCACGGCTTTCGCCTGGACGCCGCCAAGCACATGTACCCGCGAGATCTGGACGCCATCTTGGGCCTGGCCAGCACGCGCGCCGGAATCAACCCGTATTATTTCTTCGAGGTGATCGACAGCGACGGAGAAGCCATCCACGCCACCGACTATCTGACCACTGGCCAGGGCGCCGCCGAAGCGGTCGACATCACCGAGTTCAAATACACCGTTCTGGCGGACGCCTTCTTGAACGCCAATGGAAAGACCCTGGCCGATCTGCGCGCCCTGGGCGATCCCGGCGGCGGCCTTTTGCCCAGCGACCGGGCAGTGGTGTTCGTGAACAATCACGACACGCAACGGGCATCGTCCCTCTACTACAAAGACGGTCCGTATTACGATCTGGCCACTGTCTTCATGCTGGCCTGGCCGTACGGATATCCGTCGGTGCTCTCCAGTTTCGCCTTCGATCGCTCGACCGGCGCCGGCCGCGACCAGGGACCGCCCTCCGACGCGGCGGGAAACACCCTCCCGGTCTACGCGCCCGGCGCCACCACGCCGAACTGCGCGGCCGATCCCTTGAACGCCACGCAAGGCTGGCTGTGCGAGCACCGCCGCCCGTTCGTTGCCCGCCTGATCGCCTTCCGCAAACAGACCGCCGGGGCCGCCGTCGGCAATTACTGGGACAACGGCGCCAACCAGCTGGCCTTCTCCCGCGGCGACAAAGGGTTCGTGGTCATCAACCGCGAAGCCGCCGCGCTGACCCGGACCTTCGCCACCGCCCTGCCCGCTGGC
This window of the Polyangia bacterium genome carries:
- a CDS encoding alpha-amylase family protein, with translation MSNALHFSGRLSLWVALASVGCGYGSASPDAGAAMSPDAADANPGTAAPDAAVADGGGGDVVRLGPHGPGAVFVHLFEWKWTDIATECEAYLGPMGFAAVQVSPPSEHVLIAGRPWWQRYQTVSYSLAQSRSGNADEFRAMVKRCAAVGVGIYVDAVLNHTTGQPSGTGSNGTAFTKYSYPGLYTAADFHLPACAIADGDYVNAPDRVRTCELDGLADLATETDHVRQQTSGYLSALVTMGVHGFRLDAAKHMYPRDLDAILGLASTRAGINPYYFFEVIDSDGEAIHATDYLTTGQGAAEAVDITEFKYTVLADAFLNANGKTLADLRALGDPGGGLLPSDRAVVFVNNHDTQRASSLYYKDGPYYDLATVFMLAWPYGYPSVLSSFAFDRSTGAGRDQGPPSDAAGNTLPVYAPGATTPNCAADPLNATQGWLCEHRRPFVARLIAFRKQTAGAAVGNYWDNGANQLAFSRGDKGFVVINREAAALTRTFATALPAGDYCDVYQGAPGTGGCTGARVTVDGKGTASVTVAPASAVVIHVGAPAAP
- a CDS encoding DUF5010 domain-containing protein, whose amino-acid sequence is MRKHSDPDRNRPKAFGGARRPGERTAAAAAMAVEVMMVAMTGGLLVAAAGCIRLPPVTASSAPVAVPKEFIPVEAPFQLKPDFDGPCAHAEVIDVDLGNTPESLVRAAHCQITGQPASPQTVQTWARRMREDYYVRRIDVVRSLCAENKRDCKLSYSDPWLAEPDLPGAPERHTKRDIGAVMMFFFECPGGTNCDMNWANTHAPGMDGPVASLGMKPGQKAPYHPNQPGFWRRELLDAQYAGLSFLMLNTYGPDIEDGKLKPLLEALKSIDSPIQIALFDDTWTWGEPYFGDFWKHKPDLTDPDQAAKTIYNAKWKPFFSQIDKKNWYRFDGHPFIYFYNAGTLEPRTNAAATVAKLKALFKADFGEEPFVDVDIAYFDDPNMSNTADAKFKWMTFDIAQRRHRSTLHGHIIDHAMVRWDAVNRDRPGQIANEHDRCVKGGQILRRVLKDSLDADLLILATWNDLGEGTGVNRNYDYFADGHWLPPHYFMQLIRDSQSKGKQ